One region of Ictalurus furcatus strain D&B chromosome 17, Billie_1.0, whole genome shotgun sequence genomic DNA includes:
- the LOC128621458 gene encoding uncharacterized protein LOC128621458, with the protein MLLFLLHVALLLHFGIKDAACGKTTETPEVIKATLGEQLTLDCTYNCSSGFIRGSWKWEDTPTCATCLWHTIEKNMSEDICIVSLRTLNLTLEQTLYNYSCFSVKSDHQDLPQNLERLISLQIPDKTALPVVPPKVTQDVAMKVAIYQNENELNLLDRGQSSHSIQLAVGDQLKLECLSTNQHCKGQWMRDDANVTEIISGTLVEWSRITEEDEGIYTCHTNQHCTSQKITIVIDVIKNDEIVWIRPLAAIALSVAAALLFLLIYICYRKRGKNLMDAEDSSAVIYENTRSKNDGTIHKPIVQDCQSDHEVPYADIVISVRNSSIPELTGLHGQTPRDNRLRWREEATGASHLQACRSADRLHVHPREVSRKLSTTSEYAIITYSTDALN; encoded by the exons atgttgttgtttctgcttcatGTGGCTCTGCTCCTTCATTTTGGAATCAAAG atGCTGCATGTGGAAAAACTACCGAAACCCCTGAAGTTATTAAAGCTACATTAGGAGAGCAGCTTACTTTAGACTGCACCTACAACTGCTCCTCTGGTTTCATTCGTGGTAGCTGGAAATGGGAAGACACGCCAACATGTGCCACCTGTTTGTGGCATACAATAGAAAAAAACATGAGCGAAGACATCTGCATTGTGAGCTTGCGAACTCTTAATCTGACCCTGGAACAGACCCTGTATAACTACTCGTGTTTTTCTGTGAAGAGCGATCATCAAGATCTCCCTCAGAACCTTGAGCGGCTCATATCACTTCAAATTCCAG ATAAGACTGCATTACCAGTTGTTCCTCCTAAAGTCACTCAAG ATGTAGCCATGAAAGTGGCGATTTACCAAAATGAGAATGAGTTAAACCTATTAGACAGAGGCCAATCATCGCACTCCATCCAATTGGCTGTGGGAGACCAACTAAAACTGGAATGTCTTTCTACCAACCAACATTGTAAAGGCCAGTGGATGAGGGATGATGCAAATGTCACAGAAATTATCAGTGGCACACTGGTAGAATGGAGTAGGATTACAGAAGAAGATGAAGGAATATACACATGCCACACTAACCAGCATTGTACCAGCCAGAAAATTACTATTGTGATTGATGTCATTAAAAATG ATGAAATTGTATGGATCAGGCCATTAGCAGCAATTGCTCTGTCTGTAGCAGCCGCGCTACTGTTTCTGCTGATATATATATGCTACAGAAAGAGGGGAAAGAATTTGATGGATGCTGAGGATTCATCAGCTGTAATCTATGAAAA CACAAGATCAAAAAATGATGGAACGATCCACAAACCCATAGTACAAG acTGCCAGAGTGATCATGAAGTCCCTTACGCCGACATTGTGATCTCTGTGCGAAACTCCAGCATTCCAGAGCTCACAGGACTCCATGGCCAAACTCCACGCGATAACAGACTT agatgGAGGGAAGAGGCCACGGGTGCATCTCACCTACAAGCTTGTCGCTCCGCTGACAGACTACATGTTCACCCCAGAGAGGTCAGCAGGAAATTAAGCACGACCTCTGAATATGCCATCATCACATACTCCACAGATGCACTTAATTAg